Sequence from the Agrococcus sp. SL85 genome:
CGAGGGTCGCGCCGATCTGCTCGACCGAGAGGCTCGAGGTGTTCGTCGCGATCACCGCGGTCTCGGAGAGGTGCGGCTCGACCTCGGCGAAGACCTGCTGCTTCACCGAGAGCTCCTCGAACACCGCCTCGATGACCCAGTCGCAGTCGGCGAAGTCGGCCTTGTCGACCGTGCCGGCGATGAGGGCCGAGAGGCGCTTCGCCGTGTCGTCGTCCACGCGCCCCTTGGCCCGCAGCGCCTCGATCTCGCCGCGGATGCCCGCGACGGCCTGGTCGACGCGCGCCTGGTCGAGGTCGGTGATCACGACGGGCACCTGCAGGCGGCGCAGGAACAGCAGCGCGAACTGGCTCGCCATGAGGCCGGCGCCGATGATGCCGACCTTCGAGACGGGCTTCGCGAGCTTCGGGTCCGGGGCGCCCGCGGGCTTCTTCGCGCGCTTCTGCACGAGGTTGAAGGCGTAGATCGAGGCCTGGAACTGGTCGCCGACGATGAGCTCGGCGAGCGCGGCGTCCTCGGCCGCGAAGCCCGCGGCGCGGTCGTCCTTGCGGGCGAGCTCGAGCACCTCGAGGGCGCGGTAGGGCGCCTGGGGCACCTCGCCGAGCTTCGAGCGCAGCATGTCGCGCGCGACCTTGATCGCGATCGGCCACTTGACGGTGCGCTCGAGGGTGCCGGGCGTGTTCGGGCGCTCCACCTTCCTGCCGCCGAGGACGGCGTCGGCCCACGCGAGCGACGACTCGAGGAAGGTCGCCGGGCCGAACATCGCGTCGGCGATGCCGAGCTCGAGCGCCTCCGCGGGCTTCAGCACGCGGTTCTGCTTGAGCGGGTTCTCGATGACGACCTTGAGCGCGCGCTCGATGCCGATGAGGTTCGGCAGGATCGTGGCGCCGCCCCAACCGGGCACGAGGCCCAGGAACGTCTCGGGCAGCGCGACCGCGGGGGCGGCCGAGCTGATGGTGCGGTAGTCGGCGTTCAGGCCGATCTCGAGGCCGCCGCCGAGCGCGAGTCCGTTGATGAACACGAAGGTCGGCACGCCGGCCTCGTGCAGCAGCCCGAGCACCCGGTGGCCGAGCCTCGGCAGCTCGGCCGCGGTCTCGAGGTCGGGGATCGCGGAGACGTTCGAGAGGTCGGCGCCCGCGGCCAGGAAGTAGGGCTTGCCCGTGACCGCGATCGCCGCGATCTCGCCGCGCGCCCCGCGGGCGCGCTGCTCGAGGAGCACGTCGCCGAGCCCGAAGAGCGTCTGCGGGCCGAGCGTCGACGGGCGCGTGTGGTCGCGCCCGTTGTCGAGCGTGACGAGGGCGAGCGTGCGGCCAGAGGGCAGCGCGACGTCGCGCACGTAGGAGTGCGTGACGACCTCGTCGAACTCGGCGGCGGCCAGGCGGGGGAACTCGTCGCGGATCGCCATCACTTCCTCTTCCCGTAGTGCTTGTGGTGGGGGTTCTCCCAGATGACCGAGCCGCCCTGGCCGAGGCCGACGCACATGGCGGTCAGGCCGTAGCGGACCTCCGGGTGCTGCTCGAACTGGCGCGCGAGCTGCAGCATGAGGCGCACGCCCGAGGAGGCGAGCGGGTGGCCGATCGCGATCGCGCCGCCCCACGGGTTCACGCGCGCGTCGTCGTCGGCGATGCCGAAGTGGTCGGTGAACGAGAGCACCTGGACGGCGAAGGCCTCGTTGAGCTCGAACAGGCCGATGTCGTCGATCGAGAGGCCCGCCTTCGCGAGCGCCTTCTCGGTCGAGGGCACCGGGCCGATGCCCATGATGTCGGGCTCGACGCCCGCGAAGCCGAACGAGACGAGGCGCATCTTGGGCGCGAGGCCCAGCTCCTTCGCCGCGCGGCCCGAGGCCATGATCGACATCGTCGCGCCGTCGTTGAGGCCCGAGGCGTTGCCCGCCGTCACGCGGCCGTGCTCGCGGAACGGCGTCTTGAGGGTCGCGAGGCCCTCCATCGTCGTCTCGGGTCGCGGCGCCTCGTCGGCGGTCGCGAGGCCCCAGCCGGACGTCGACTGCGTCGCGACGGGGACGAGGTCGGGCTGGATGTGCCCGGCGGCGAGCGCGGCGGCGTACTTCTCCTGGCTGCGCATCGCGAAGCGGTCGGCCCGCTCCTTCGTGAGCTCGGGGAAGCGGTCGTGGATGCGCTCGGCGGTCTTGCCCATGTTGAGCGCGTCCATCGAGACCAGCTTCTCGGCCACGAAGCGAGGGTTGGGGTCGGCATCGAGGCCCATGGGGTGGCGCCCCATGTGCTCGACGCCGCCGGCGATGGCGACGTCGTAGCCGCCGAGCGCGATGCCGCCCGCGACCGCGGTGACGGCCGTCATGGCGCCCGCGCACATGCGGTCGATCGCGTAGCCGGGCACCTGCACGGGCAGGCCCGCGAGCATGCCCACGGTGCGGCCGAGCGTGAGCCCCTGGTCGCCGGTCTGGGTCGTGGCGGCGATCGCCACCTCGTCGATGCGGTCGAGGGGGAGCGAGGGGTTGCGCTCCAGCAGGCCCGTGAGCGCCTTGACCGCGAGGTCATCGGCTCTCGTGCCCCAGTACATCCCCTTCTCGCCCGCACGCCCGAAGGGGGTGCGGACGCCGTCCACGAACACGACGTCGTCGTCAGCCACGGTGCCTCCTGATGGTGATTGCGCCACCAGCGTAGGCGCGCGGCCTGGGGGCCCCGAGCCGGGTGTGGCTTCCTACGAGGAGGGCTCCGAGGGTTCCGGACCGCGTTGGTCGGCCTCCACAAACGCGGCGGCGATCCTCTGTGCGGTCGCCGCAACCTGCCACGGGCGCGCGTCGCGGTCGGCGAGCGCCTCGGCGACCGCGCCGGGGGTGGGCTCCACGCCGTCCCACGTGATGCGGCGCAGGACGTCGGGGGTCAGCAGGTTCTCCGCCGGCATCGAGAGCGCGCCCGCGACCTCCGCGACCGCGGCGCGTGCGCGCTGCAGGCGCGCATCGGCCTCGGGCTTGCGGCTCTTCCAGAAGCGCGGGGGCGGCGGCTCGTTCGAGGGCACGCGCAGGAGCGGCAGGTCCTCGGCGGCGCGGCCCGCCTCGATCGCCGCCCACCACCGGTCGAGGCTCCGCGCGGCTCGCGCGGCCCACGAAGTCGCGGCGGGCGGCGAGGCGCCCCTTGCTGTCGACGTCGGCCTGCGCGGCGATCAGCAGCGAGCGGTCGGGGATCAGGCGGCCCGGCGCGCGGTCGGTGTCGCGCGCGAGCGCGTCGCGCGCGAGCCACAGGCTCGCGGGCCACGGCGAGAGCGCCTGCGGTCGCGGATGCCGTGCAGGCCCGAGAGCCGGCGCCACGGCTCGGCGGCGGGCGGCTTCGGCTGCCGGGCGAGCGCGTACGCGAACTCCTCCTCGGCGATCTGCTCCTTGCCCTGCGCGGCGAGCTCCTCGGCGAGGGCGTCGCGGAGGTCGGGCAGCACCTCGACGTCGAGCGCCGCGTACTCGAGCCAGGACTCGGGGATGGGGCGCTGCGACCAGTCGCTCGCGCCGTGCTCCTTGCGCAGGCGGAGGCCCCCGAGCCGCTCGGCGACGGCCGCGAGGCCGACGCGCTCGAAGCCCGCCAGGCGTGCGCCGAGCTCGGTGTCGAACAGGGTCGCGGGCTCCAGGCCCACCTCGCGCAGGCACGGGAGGTCCTGGCTGGCCGCGTGGATGATCCACTCCTCGTCGCCGATCGCCTCCTGCAGGGGCGAGAGGTCGTCGATCGCGATCGGGTCGACGAGCGCCGTGCCGGCGCCGCGCCGGTGGAGCTGCACGAGGTACGCGCGGGAGGAGTAGCGGAAGCCGTTGGCGCGCTCGGCGTCGACCGCGACCGGCCCGACGCCGGCGGCGAGCCGGTCGGCGGCGGCGCGGAGCGTCGCGGCGTCCTCGATGACCTCGAGCGGGCCGACGGCGACGGCGTCGCGCAGGTCGGTGCGCGGCTCGGCGGCCGCGGCGGCATCGCGCTCAACCACGCGTGCGCCTCCTGGCGTCGAGCCCCGTGGCGCCCGGCTGCACCGACAGGCCGGCGATCGCGCACAGCAGGTCGGTCCAGGCCGTCAGGTGCGCGCCGAAGTCGGCGCCCACGGGCGTCCACGATGCGCGCAGCTCGATCTGGGCGCCCTCGCCCTGGGCGGCGAGCTCGCCGAAGCCGTTCGAGAGGATGCGCGTCGCGGTGCCCGACTCCGAGTGGTGCTCGGCGCCGCGCTGGTCGAGCGCCTCGGTGAGGTAGGTCCAGGTCACCTCGGCCAGGAACGGGTCGACGCCGATCTCCGGATCCTGCGAGGCCTGCGTGAACGAGACGATGCGGAAGTCGCCGCCCCAGGCCTCGGGCTCCTCCGGGTCGTGCATGAGGATGAAGCGGCCCGTGCCGAGGTCGGAGTCGCGGCCGTGCTCGGGCGCGCCGACGTCGGCGGCGATGGCGAAGGACCACGGGGCGATGCGGCCGGGCGCCGGGATCTCGCGCACCGAGAGCTCGGGGCGCAGCTCGGCGCGCCGCAGCTGCTCGATCGCCGCCCGGAAGGCCTCGGGCACCGGGGCGGGCGCTGCACTGCTCGTGTCCACCTCGCAAGACTACGATCACGGGCGTGTCGAGACCTCCCAGGCGCGCGGCGCGCCGCGGCGCGGCGCGGCCCGCGCTCGTCGCCGGCGGCGTGCTGCTCGGCGGCGCCGCGCTGGCCGTGACCGCGGCGTCGGCCGCGCTCGCCTCCATGCTCGTGACGCCGCCGCGCGACCAGCGCGACGACATCCGCGTGCTCGGCCTCGACGCCCGCGGCGTGCGGCTCGGGCGCACGCCCGACACGGGCCTCCCCGGCACCTACGCGCTGTGGGTGGGGGAGCGCATCGCGGTGCTCGGCGAGGTCGTGGCACAGGATGCCGCGTCGGTGGTGCGCGCCGTCGACGAGGAGGCGCGGGGCATCCTCGCCGGCGTCGCGAGCGCCCGGTGGTCGGGCTACGCCCTCCATCGCCCCGAGGACGTCGACGCAGCCGTCGAGCACGTGGCGGTGCCGACGGAGCTCGGGCCGGCGCCCGCGTGGATCCTGGGCGACCAGTCGGCCACGACCTGGTGCATCCAGGTGCACGGGCGCGGCGTCACCCGCCGCGAGACGCTGCGCGGCATGCCGCTCATGCTCGAGCGCGGCATCCCCTGCATCGCCGTGTCGTACCGGAACGACGGCGAGGCGCCCGCGAGCGGCGACGGCAAGCTGCGCCTCGGCCTCGACGAGTGGCGCGACGTGGAGGCCGCGATCGACCTCGCGCTCGAGCGCGGCGCCCGGCGCATCGTGCTCATGGGTTGGTCGATGGGTGGGCAGATCGCGCTGCAGGTCGCGCGCCGCTCGCGCCACCGCCGCGCCATCGCGGGCCTCGTGCTCGACTCGCCCGTCGTCGGCTGGGCGCCGACGCTGCGGCTGCAGGTCGCGCTCGTCAAGGCGCCCGCCTGGCTCGTCGACACCGCGGTCGGGCTGCTCGAGTCGCCCGCGGCCGTCCTGAGCGGCGGGCGCAGCCTCGACTTCGACGAGCTCGACAACGTGCTCCACGCCGACGCGCTCTCGCAGCCCGTGCTGCTGCTGCACTCCGCCGACGACGGCTACGTGCCGCCGGACGCCTCCCGCGAGCTCGCCGCGGCGCGGCCTGACATCGTGGACTACCGGGAGTGGACGACCGCGCGGCACACGAAGCTCTGGAACCTCGATCGCGGCCGCTACGAGGCCGAGGTCGGCGCGTGGGTCGACCGGCTCCTGCAGCGGGCCTAGGCGCTCGGCTCGGCCCGCTCGGCGAGCCGCTCGCGCACCTGGCGCTGGATGCGGCCGAGCATGCCGGCCATGCCGCGCAGGCGCAGCGGCGAGACCGCGCGGTCGAGCCCGAGGAGGCGCGGCATGTCGGCGGGCACCGCGAGGGCCTCCTCGGGGCTCGCCCCCTCGAGCCCCTGCACGAGGATCGAGGCGAAGCCGCGCGTCGTCGGCGCCTCCTCGGGCGCCGTCGCGAAGACGCGCACGGCCTCGTCGGCCTCGACGAAGAGGAACACGGGGGACTGGCACTCCGCGACCCGCTCGAGGAGGTCGGGGTGGTCCGCGTAGCGCGGCGGGAGCGCCGGCAGCTCGTCGGCGAACTCGAGCAGCAGCTGCAGGCGGTCGGGCTCCGCGATCGCCTGGAAGTCGTCGACCGCGCGCCGCAGGCCCGGCGTGAGCCCGTCGACGCTCATCGGCGCGACGCCCACGAGCCCGCGGGCACCTCGCCGGGCTCCGCGCCCTGCACGATCGGCACGCCGACGAGCGAGCCCCACTCGGTCCACGAGCCGTCGTAGTTGCGCACGCGCGGCAGGCCCAGCAGGTGGGTCAGCACGAACCAGGTGTGGCTCGAGCGCTCGCCGATGCGGCAGTAGGCGATGACGTCGTCGGCGCCGCGGAGGCCCGCGCCGTCGAGGTAGACGGCCTCCAGCTCGGCCCGGGAGCGGAAGCGGCCGTCCTCCTGGACGGCCCTGCCCCACGGCACGCTCTGCGCCGTCGGGATGTGCCCGGCGCGCAGCGCCCCTCCTCGGGGTAGGCGGGCGCGGTCGTCCGCTCGCCCGAGAACTCCTCCGGGCTGCGCACGTCGACGAGCGGGCCGGTGCCCAGGTGGGCGAGCACGTCGTCGCGGAACGCGCGGAGCGTGCGGTCGTCGCGCTCGACGACGGGGTAGTCGACCGCCGCGCGCGACGGGCGGTCGCGCGTGAGCTCGCGGCCCTCCGCGATCCACGCGTCGCGGCCGCCGTCCATGATCCGGACGTCCTCGTGGCCGTGCAGCGAGAGCACCCACAGCGCGTAGGTCGCCCACCAGTTGGCCTTGTCGCCGTAGAGCACGACCGTCGTCGACCGATCGATGCCGCGCTCGCCCATCAGGCGCGCGAAGGCCTCCGGGGCCACGTAGTCCCGCAGCACGGGATCGTTGAGGTCGGTGTGCCAGTCGAGCTTCGCCGCGCCGGGGATGTGGCCGACCTCGTAGAGCAGCACGTCCTCGTCGGACTCGAGCACGACGACCGAGGGGTCGTCGAGGTGCGCAGCGACCCACTCGGTCGACACGAGGCGCTCGGGCGCCGCGTACTGCGCGAAGCGCTCGGCGTCGGCGCGGTCGATGGCGGGGATCTCGTCGCTGGTTCGGCTCACTGCTGCTCCTCGGA
This genomic interval carries:
- a CDS encoding SufE family protein, which produces MSVDGLTPGLRRAVDDFQAIAEPDRLQLLLEFADELPALPPRYADHPDLLERVAECQSPVFLFVEADEAVRVFATAPEEAPTTRGFASILVQGLEGASPEEALAVPADMPRLLGLDRAVSPLRLRGMAGMLGRIQRQVRERLAERAEPSA
- a CDS encoding DUF3000 domain-containing protein; translated protein: MDTSSAAPAPVPEAFRAAIEQLRRAELRPELSVREIPAPGRIAPWSFAIAADVGAPEHGRDSDLGTGRFILMHDPEEPEAWGGDFRIVSFTQASQDPEIGVDPFLAEVTWTYLTEALDQRGAEHHSESGTATRILSNGFGELAAQGEGAQIELRASWTPVGADFGAHLTAWTDLLCAIAGLSVQPGATGLDARRRTRG
- a CDS encoding 3-hydroxyacyl-CoA dehydrogenase NAD-binding domain-containing protein: MAIRDEFPRLAAAEFDEVVTHSYVRDVALPSGRTLALVTLDNGRDHTRPSTLGPQTLFGLGDVLLEQRARGARGEIAAIAVTGKPYFLAAGADLSNVSAIPDLETAAELPRLGHRVLGLLHEAGVPTFVFINGLALGGGLEIGLNADYRTISSAAPAVALPETFLGLVPGWGGATILPNLIGIERALKVVIENPLKQNRVLKPAEALELGIADAMFGPATFLESSLAWADAVLGGRKVERPNTPGTLERTVKWPIAIKVARDMLRSKLGEVPQAPYRALEVLELARKDDRAAGFAAEDAALAELIVGDQFQASIYAFNLVQKRAKKPAGAPDPKLAKPVSKVGIIGAGLMASQFALLFLRRLQVPVVITDLDQARVDQAVAGIRGEIEALRAKGRVDDDTAKRLSALIAGTVDKADFADCDWVIEAVFEELSVKQQVFAEVEPHLSETAVIATNTSSLSVEQIGATLAHPERLVGFHFFNPVAVMPLIEVVRTPSTDDATLATAMRVAKDLRKNAVITRDTPGFVVNRILAKLLGEAMHAVEQGTPFETVVEAQRPFGFPMDPFVLLDLVGLKVGAHVLDTHHGAFPERFFESPALHELAAEGVLLEKDGKGNPKGIDKRARKIVAKHTPADAVPLTAEELRVRIEDGLADEIRRMLDDQVVAGPEDIDLCMILGAGWPFQMGGITPYLDRSGASERAFGGTFHEPRIAGPAAREGASVAGAA
- a CDS encoding thiolase family protein → MFVDGVRTPFGRAGEKGMYWGTRADDLAVKALTGLLERNPSLPLDRIDEVAIAATTQTGDQGLTLGRTVGMLAGLPVQVPGYAIDRMCAGAMTAVTAVAGGIALGGYDVAIAGGVEHMGRHPMGLDADPNPRFVAEKLVSMDALNMGKTAERIHDRFPELTKERADRFAMRSQEKYAAALAAGHIQPDLVPVATQSTSGWGLATADEAPRPETTMEGLATLKTPFREHGRVTAGNASGLNDGATMSIMASGRAAKELGLAPKMRLVSFGFAGVEPDIMGIGPVPSTEKALAKAGLSIDDIGLFELNEAFAVQVLSFTDHFGIADDDARVNPWGGAIAIGHPLASSGVRLMLQLARQFEQHPEVRYGLTAMCVGLGQGGSVIWENPHHKHYGKRK
- a CDS encoding alpha/beta hydrolase family protein, encoding MSRPPRRAARRGAARPALVAGGVLLGGAALAVTAASAALASMLVTPPRDQRDDIRVLGLDARGVRLGRTPDTGLPGTYALWVGERIAVLGEVVAQDAASVVRAVDEEARGILAGVASARWSGYALHRPEDVDAAVEHVAVPTELGPAPAWILGDQSATTWCIQVHGRGVTRRETLRGMPLMLERGIPCIAVSYRNDGEAPASGDGKLRLGLDEWRDVEAAIDLALERGARRIVLMGWSMGGQIALQVARRSRHRRAIAGLVLDSPVVGWAPTLRLQVALVKAPAWLVDTAVGLLESPAAVLSGGRSLDFDELDNVLHADALSQPVLLLHSADDGYVPPDASRELAAARPDIVDYREWTTARHTKLWNLDRGRYEAEVGAWVDRLLQRA